Proteins from one Phoenix dactylifera cultivar Barhee BC4 unplaced genomic scaffold, palm_55x_up_171113_PBpolish2nd_filt_p 000254F, whole genome shotgun sequence genomic window:
- the LOC103718907 gene encoding heterogeneous nuclear ribonucleoproteins A1 homolog isoform X2: MDRYQRVEKPREETPINENEIRITTQGRMRSYITYATNLLQEKGLNEIVFKAMGRAINKTVMIVELIKRRIIGLHQNTAIGSTDITDTWEPLEEGLLPLETTRHVSLVAITLSKKELDTSSVGYQPPLPTDQVKPLVEFDYDGEGSPAGRGRGRGGRGRGRARGKFDDMKMVSFFIFSSIIFCIYNFYSGNGTMDYGDGGWDNRGRGYGRGGYPRGRGRGFWGRGRGGGYGGRPDYQQDMGGYNGEAPLPVQGRVAGRGRGRGQTRGRGRHSRSNGPIHTGTGGA; encoded by the exons ATGGACCGGTACCAGAGGGTGGAGAAGCCGCGGGAGGAGACGCCAATTAATGAGAATGAGATCCGCATTACTACTCAGGGGAGAATGCGCAGCTACATCACTTATGCCACCAATCTACTTCAG GAGAAAGGTTTAAATGAAATTGTCTTTAAGGCAATGGGAAGAGCTATCAACAAAACCGTCATGATTGTGGAACTGATCAAG AGAAGGATCATTGGTCTCCATCAGAATACTGCTATTGGATCTACTGACATAACTGATACATGGGAACCATTAGAGGAAGGCCTACTTCC GCTCGAGACCACTAGGCATGTGTCTTTGGTCGCTATAACTTTGTCTAAGAAGGAGCTTGATACATCCTCTGTTGG GTATCAACCTCCTTTACCCACAGACCAGGTGAAACCATTAGTTGAATTTGACTATGATGGAG AGGGCTCACCTGCTGGACGAGGTAGAGGCCGTGGTGGTCGTGGTAGAGGAAGGGCTCGTGGTAAGTTTGATGATATGAAAATGGTTTCTTTTTTCATCTTTTCATCCATTATATTTTGTATTTACAATTTTTATTCAGGTAATGGTACAATGGATTATGGTGATGGAGGCTGGGACAATAGAGGTCGAGGGTATGGTAGAGGTGGCTATCCCCGTGGCAGGGGCCGTGGTTTCTGGGGTCGTGGCAGAGGAGGTGGGTATGGTGGCCGGCCTGATTATCAGCAAGATATGGGTGGCTATAATGGAGAGGCACCTCTTCCTGTCCAGGGCCGAG TTGCAGGTCGTGGTCGTGGGAGGGGACAAACTCGAGGAAGGGGACGACATTCTAGATCAAATGGACCAATCCACACGGGTACTGGTGGGGCTTAA
- the LOC103718907 gene encoding ribonuclease P protein subunit p25-like protein isoform X1 — protein MDRYQRVEKPREETPINENEIRITTQGRMRSYITYATNLLQEKGLNEIVFKAMGRAINKTVMIVELIKRRIIGLHQNTAIGSTDITDTWEPLEEGLLPLETTRHVSLVAITLSKKELDTSSVGYQPPLPTDQVKPLVEFDYDGEGSPAGRGRGRGGRGRGRARGNGTMDYGDGGWDNRGRGYGRGGYPRGRGRGFWGRGRGGGYGGRPDYQQDMGGYNGEAPLPVQGRVAGRGRGRGQTRGRGRHSRSNGPIHTGTGGA, from the exons ATGGACCGGTACCAGAGGGTGGAGAAGCCGCGGGAGGAGACGCCAATTAATGAGAATGAGATCCGCATTACTACTCAGGGGAGAATGCGCAGCTACATCACTTATGCCACCAATCTACTTCAG GAGAAAGGTTTAAATGAAATTGTCTTTAAGGCAATGGGAAGAGCTATCAACAAAACCGTCATGATTGTGGAACTGATCAAG AGAAGGATCATTGGTCTCCATCAGAATACTGCTATTGGATCTACTGACATAACTGATACATGGGAACCATTAGAGGAAGGCCTACTTCC GCTCGAGACCACTAGGCATGTGTCTTTGGTCGCTATAACTTTGTCTAAGAAGGAGCTTGATACATCCTCTGTTGG GTATCAACCTCCTTTACCCACAGACCAGGTGAAACCATTAGTTGAATTTGACTATGATGGAG AGGGCTCACCTGCTGGACGAGGTAGAGGCCGTGGTGGTCGTGGTAGAGGAAGGGCTCGTG GTAATGGTACAATGGATTATGGTGATGGAGGCTGGGACAATAGAGGTCGAGGGTATGGTAGAGGTGGCTATCCCCGTGGCAGGGGCCGTGGTTTCTGGGGTCGTGGCAGAGGAGGTGGGTATGGTGGCCGGCCTGATTATCAGCAAGATATGGGTGGCTATAATGGAGAGGCACCTCTTCCTGTCCAGGGCCGAG TTGCAGGTCGTGGTCGTGGGAGGGGACAAACTCGAGGAAGGGGACGACATTCTAGATCAAATGGACCAATCCACACGGGTACTGGTGGGGCTTAA
- the LOC103718908 gene encoding RNA-binding protein 39-like, protein MDFDEYEYLEKTVENAEAPKEKEWVSGNGEEKDRGRSSKHRSEEADRDSDRRSKRTRSEDDGGRDRDRRREREREGERDWHRSGRDRRERERDERNGKERDRDRERERERERDMERDRIKERERERERERERERLRRSRSRSERNQDEERDKYREKSREREFKEKEKEFRERDRDRDARRRKEEVAEPEADPERDQRTVFAYQICLKADERDVYEFFSRAGKVRDVRLIMDRNTRRSKGVGYIEFYDAMSVPMAIALSGQLLNGQPVMVKPSEAEKNLVQSNTTGAAGGLIGPYSGGARRLYVGNLHFNMTEGQLRQVFEPFGTVELVQLPVDPETGLCKGFGFIQFARLEDARAAQSLNGQLEIAGKTIKVSAVTEQGGMQDLGANAGDFDDDEGGGLSLNARSRAILMQKLDRTGTATSVAGALATPAVNSPLTVPTASVLGAPPLVAPLLQPSLPAVLGLPGSALPVASTAAQPAETLGAPSECLLLKNMFDPNVETEPDFDLDIKEDVQDECSKFGTVKHIFVEKNSAGHVYIRFDSATSAMNAQRALHGRWFAGKMITATFMLPQNYEAKFPSTS, encoded by the exons ATGGATTTCGACGAGTACGAGTACTTGGAGAAGACAGTGGAGAACGCGGAGGCCCCGAAGGAGAAGGAATGGGTGAGTGGGAACGGGGAGGAGAAGGACCGGGGCAGGAGCTCCAAGCACCGGTCTGAGGAGGCGGATCGGGACTCGGATCGCCGCTCGAAGCGGACGAGGTCCGAGGATGATGGTGGCCGAGACCGGGATCGGCggcgagagagggagagagaaggggagcgGGACTGGCACAGGAGTGGGAGGGATCGCCGGGAAAGGGAGCGGGATGAGAGGAACGGGAAGGAGAGGGATCGTgatagggagagggagagggagagggagagggatatGGAGCGTGACAGGATCAAGGAGcgcgagagggagagggagagggagagggagcgggaGCGCTTGCGCCGGAGCAGGAGCCGCTCAGAGAGGAATCAGGATGAGGAGCGAGACAAGTACAGGGAGAAGAGCAGGGAGCGGGAGttcaaagaaaaggagaaggagtTCAGAGAAAGAGATCGTGATCGTGATGCCAG GCGAAGAAAAGAGGAAGTGGCAGAGCCTGAGGCTGATCCAGAACGGGATCAAAGAACCGTGTTTGCCTACCAG attTGTTTGAAGGCAGATGAGAGAGATGTCTATGAGTTTTTTTCAAGGGCTGGGAAG GTTCGGGATGTGCGCCTCATTATGGATCGCAATACAAGACGTTCTAAGGGTGTTGG ATATATTGAGTTTTATGATGCCATGTCAGTTCCGATGGCGATAGCTCTCTCTGGCCAGCTGCTTAATGGCCAACCGGTTATGGTTAAGCCTTCAGAGGCTGAGAAGAATTTAGTGCAGTCAAATACGACCGGAGCAGCCGGTGGGCTTATTGGGCCTTATTCTGGTGGGGCTAGAAGATTGTATGTTGGTAATCTTCATTTCAACATGACAGAAGGTCAGCTTCGACAG GTGTTTGAACCATTTGGTACTGTGGAGCTAGTTCAACTGCCCGTTGATCCAGAGACTGGGCTCTGTAAAGGTTTTGGCTTTATTCAA TTTGCACGTCTTGAAGATGCTAGAGCTGCTCAGAGTTTAAATGGGCAGCTAGAGATTGCTGGCAAGACAATCAAG GTTTCTGCTGTGACGGAGCAAGGAGGAATGCAAGATCTTGGTGCAAATGCTggtgattttgatgatgatgagggCGGAGGCTTG TCTCTAAATGCTCGCTCTAGAGCTATTCTGATGCAGAAATTGGACCGCACTGGAACTGCTACAAG TGTTGCTGGTGCACTAGCCACGCCTGCTGTCAATTCTCCCCTGACTGTGCCAACAGCATCAGTACTTGGTGCCCCTCCCTTGGTTGCTCCTCTTTTACAGCCCTCTCTACCTGCTGTCTTAGGCTTACCAGGTTCAGCTCTTCCAGTTGCTTCCACTGCTGCACAGCCTGCTGAAACTCTTGGTGCCCCTAGTGAATGTTTGCTGCTGAAGAATATGTTTGATCCGAATGTGGAG ACTGAACCAGATTTTGATTTAGATATTAAAGAAGATGTTCAAGATGAGTGTTCAAAATTTGGCACAGTAAAGCATATCTTCGTAGAAAA AAATAGCGCTGGCCATGTATATATACGTTTTGACAGTGCAACTTCAGCCATGAATGCACAGCGTGCCCTCCATGGAAGGTGGTTTGCAGGGAAGATGATCACTGCAACGTTCATG CTCCCTCAGAACTATGAAGCAAAATTTCCAAGCACCAGCTAA